Proteins encoded in a region of the Dreissena polymorpha isolate Duluth1 chromosome 6, UMN_Dpol_1.0, whole genome shotgun sequence genome:
- the LOC127834061 gene encoding uncharacterized protein LOC127834061 translates to MMFTYAIRSSFIVAIAAASCLHNPCQNGGTCVVSHFSKEFRCRCATGWDGRFCTTPFRYIGCFLDIPARIMPVWLPDSNSNSPMECAARCHGYPYSGTQYGIECFCGDSLNATKRPDYECKMACPGDSRRKCGAGWRMSVYSNRAVPQLSTREQGKLWFGNNTV, encoded by the exons ATGATGTTCACTTATGCCATTCGTTCATCCTTCATCGTCGCCATCGCGGCTGCCAGTTGTTTGCATAATCCATGCCAAAACGGGGGCACATGCGTAGTTTCGCATTTCAGTAAGGAATTCAGATGCAGATGTGCTACTGGATGGGACGGACGCTTTTGTACGACCC CTTTCCGGTACATCGGATGTTTTCTGGATATTCCGGCCCGTATCATGCCTGTCTGGCTACCCGATTCGAATTCAAACTCGCCGATGGAGTGCGCCGCTCGTTGCCATGGCTACCCGTATAGCGGCACGCAG TACGGCATCGAGTGCTTTTGTGGAGACTCTCTGAACGCCACGAAAAGGCCGGACTACGAATGTAAAATGGCGTGTCCTGGGGACAGCAGAAGGAAATGCGGTGCAGGCTGGAGGATGAGCGTCTACAGCAACAGGG CTGTTCCACAGCTGTCGACTCGCGAACAAGGAAAATTGTGGTTCGGAAACAACACTGTGTGA